In a genomic window of Pseudomonas oryzihabitans:
- the xdhA gene encoding xanthine dehydrogenase small subunit, translated as MIRFLLDQELRVEEQLDPNLTVLQYLRERCGKTGTKEGCASGDCGACTVVLAEPDGDRLRYRTVNSCLTFVAALDGRQLISVEDLKHQGRLHGVQQAMVDCHGSQCGYCTPGFVMSLFALQKNVAAPDNAATHEALAGNLCRCTGYRPILAAAEQACASRQPDHFDAREQQTLERLRALAPAPATRLEGAGSRSHSPTTLAELATLYQAYPQARLLAGGTDLALEVTQNHRRLETLIYLGNLPELRGVTVTEDSIEIGAATPLTDCATALAADYPDFGALLQRFASLQIRNQGTLGGNIGNASPIGDSPPLLLALGATVLLRQGERLRELPLDDFFLDYRKTALAPGEFIQAVRVPRTREGLIFRAFKISKRLDDDISAVCAAFALELDEGRVAAVRIAYGGMAATPKRASHCEQVLLGQPWDAATIERAAQALANDFAPLSDFRASREYRLLTAQNLLRKCHLETTQPTLATRVTAHV; from the coding sequence TTGATCAGGTTTCTACTCGACCAGGAGCTGCGCGTCGAAGAGCAGCTCGACCCTAATCTCACCGTCCTCCAATACCTGCGTGAGCGTTGCGGCAAGACCGGTACCAAGGAAGGCTGCGCCTCCGGCGACTGCGGGGCCTGCACCGTGGTGCTCGCCGAGCCCGATGGCGACCGGTTGCGCTATCGCACCGTCAACAGCTGCCTGACCTTCGTCGCGGCGCTGGACGGCCGGCAACTGATCAGCGTGGAAGACCTCAAGCACCAGGGCCGCCTGCATGGCGTGCAGCAGGCCATGGTCGACTGCCATGGCTCCCAGTGCGGTTACTGCACCCCGGGCTTCGTCATGTCGCTGTTCGCCCTGCAGAAGAACGTCGCCGCGCCGGACAACGCCGCCACCCACGAAGCCCTGGCCGGCAACCTCTGCCGCTGCACCGGCTACCGGCCGATCCTGGCCGCCGCCGAGCAGGCCTGCGCCAGCCGTCAGCCGGACCACTTCGATGCCCGCGAGCAGCAGACCCTGGAGCGGCTGAGAGCCCTGGCCCCCGCGCCCGCGACCCGCCTCGAAGGTGCGGGCAGCCGCAGTCATAGCCCCACTACCCTCGCCGAACTGGCCACCCTCTACCAGGCCTATCCCCAGGCCCGGTTGTTGGCTGGCGGCACCGACCTAGCCCTGGAAGTCACCCAGAATCATCGCCGCCTGGAGACCCTCATCTACCTGGGCAACCTGCCTGAGCTAAGGGGCGTGACCGTCACCGAAGACAGCATCGAGATCGGCGCCGCCACGCCGCTTACCGACTGCGCCACCGCCCTGGCCGCCGACTACCCCGACTTCGGCGCCCTGCTGCAGCGCTTCGCCTCCCTGCAGATCCGTAACCAGGGCACCCTGGGCGGCAACATCGGCAATGCCTCGCCCATCGGCGACAGCCCGCCCTTGCTGCTGGCGCTCGGCGCCACGGTTTTGCTGCGACAAGGCGAGCGCTTGCGCGAATTGCCGCTGGACGACTTCTTCCTCGACTACCGCAAGACCGCCCTGGCGCCCGGCGAATTCATCCAGGCGGTGCGGGTGCCGCGGACGCGCGAGGGTCTGATCTTCCGCGCCTTCAAGATCTCCAAGCGCCTGGACGACGACATCTCCGCGGTCTGCGCCGCCTTCGCCTTGGAACTCGACGAGGGCCGGGTCGCAGCCGTGCGCATCGCCTATGGCGGCATGGCGGCCACGCCCAAGCGTGCCAGTCACTGCGAGCAGGTGCTACTGGGCCAGCCCTGGGACGCCGCCACCATCGAGCGCGCCGCCCAGGCCCTGGCCAACGACTTCGCCCCGCTCTCGGATTTTCGCGCCAGTCGCGAATACCGCCTGCTGACGGCGCAGAACCTGCTGCGCAAGTGTCATCTGGAGACCACCCAGCCCACGCTCGCCACGAGGGTCACCGCCCATGTCTAG
- the xdhB gene encoding xanthine dehydrogenase molybdopterin binding subunit, giving the protein MSSSLPVRTPEEMAAAFAAGLATGVGKPLKHESADKHVSGEALYIDDRLEFPNQLHVYARMSEHAHARIKHIDLSPCYGIPGVVLAITAADVPGQLDIGAVLPGDPLLADGEVQYLGQPVLAVAASSLDAARRAAQAAIVEYEPLEAIIDVKEALRREHFISPSHSHHIGDAAAALAAAPHRLQGELAIGGQEHFYLETQVASVMPTEDGGMLVYSSTQNPTEVQKQVAEVLGVSMNKVTIDMRRMGGGFGGKESQAGMPAALCAVFASLTGRPVKMRLPRCEDMHMTGKRHPFHVEYDVGFDDDGRLLGIRFELAGNCGYSPDLSNAIIDRAMFHADNAYFLGNAQVTGHRCKTHLASNTAYRGFGGPQGMLAIENVMDAIARHRGLDPLEVRRRNYYGKETRNVTHYHQVVEDNLLDEMTADLAASSDYQARRAAIRVFNQSSPVLKKGLALTPVKFGISFTSSFLNQGGALVNVYTDGSIHLNHGGTEMGQGLNTKVAQVVAEVFQVDIGRIQITATNTDKVPNTSPTAASSGTDLNGKAAQNAAQTIKDRLIDFASRHFHVGPEEVDFRNGHVKVRDQLLSFEELIQLAYVGQVSLSSTGYYRTPKIHYDRDQARGRPFYYYAFGAACSEVLIDTLTGEYRLLRTDILHDVGASLNPAIDIGQVEGGFVQGLGWLTMEELVWNDAGKLLTAGPSTYKIPAVSDVPPDLRVRLVENRKNPEATVFHSKAVGEPPFMLGISVWCALQDAVASVADYRFHPALDAPATPERVLWGVERMRRLAAEAQALPVTATEEPA; this is encoded by the coding sequence ATGTCTAGCAGCCTCCCCGTCCGTACCCCCGAGGAAATGGCCGCCGCCTTCGCCGCGGGCCTGGCCACCGGTGTCGGCAAGCCGCTCAAGCACGAGAGCGCCGACAAGCATGTGAGCGGCGAAGCCCTCTACATCGACGACCGCCTGGAATTCCCCAACCAGTTGCACGTCTATGCGCGGATGAGCGAACACGCCCATGCGCGGATCAAGCATATCGATCTCTCGCCTTGCTACGGGATACCTGGCGTGGTCCTGGCCATCACTGCCGCCGACGTGCCCGGCCAGCTGGACATAGGCGCCGTGCTGCCCGGCGATCCGCTGCTGGCCGATGGCGAGGTCCAGTACCTCGGCCAGCCAGTTCTGGCGGTCGCCGCCAGCAGCCTGGACGCCGCCCGCCGCGCGGCCCAGGCCGCCATCGTCGAGTACGAGCCGCTGGAAGCCATCATCGACGTCAAGGAAGCGCTCAGACGCGAGCATTTCATCTCACCGAGCCATAGCCACCACATCGGCGACGCGGCCGCCGCCCTGGCCGCCGCGCCCCACCGCCTGCAGGGCGAACTGGCCATCGGCGGCCAGGAGCACTTCTATCTGGAAACCCAGGTCGCCTCGGTCATGCCTACCGAAGACGGCGGCATGCTGGTCTATTCCTCCACCCAGAATCCCACCGAGGTGCAGAAGCAGGTGGCCGAGGTGCTGGGGGTGTCGATGAACAAGGTCACCATCGACATGAGGCGCATGGGCGGCGGCTTCGGCGGCAAGGAGAGCCAGGCCGGTATGCCGGCGGCACTCTGCGCGGTGTTCGCCAGCCTCACCGGACGCCCGGTGAAGATGCGCCTGCCGCGCTGCGAAGACATGCACATGACCGGCAAGCGCCATCCCTTCCATGTCGAATACGACGTCGGCTTCGACGATGACGGTCGCCTGCTGGGCATCCGCTTCGAGCTGGCGGGCAACTGCGGCTATTCGCCGGACCTGTCCAACGCCATCATCGACCGCGCCATGTTCCATGCGGACAACGCCTACTTCCTTGGCAACGCCCAGGTCACCGGCCATAGATGCAAGACCCATCTGGCGTCCAACACCGCCTATCGCGGCTTCGGCGGCCCCCAGGGCATGCTGGCCATCGAGAACGTCATGGACGCCATCGCCCGCCACCGCGGCCTCGATCCGCTGGAGGTGCGTCGGCGCAACTACTACGGCAAGGAGACGCGCAATGTCACCCACTACCACCAGGTGGTGGAAGATAACCTGCTCGACGAGATGACCGCGGACCTGGCAGCCAGCAGCGACTACCAGGCGCGTCGCGCGGCCATCCGCGTCTTCAACCAGAGCAGCCCGGTGCTGAAGAAGGGCCTGGCGCTGACCCCGGTGAAGTTCGGCATCTCCTTCACCTCCTCCTTCCTCAACCAGGGCGGCGCCCTGGTCAACGTCTACACCGACGGCAGCATCCACCTGAACCACGGCGGCACCGAGATGGGCCAGGGGCTGAACACCAAGGTCGCCCAGGTGGTGGCCGAGGTCTTCCAGGTCGACATCGGCCGCATCCAGATCACCGCCACCAACACCGACAAGGTGCCCAACACCTCACCCACCGCTGCCTCCAGCGGCACCGACCTCAATGGCAAGGCCGCGCAGAACGCCGCCCAGACCATCAAGGATCGCTTGATCGACTTCGCCAGCCGGCACTTCCACGTCGGGCCCGAGGAGGTCGACTTCCGCAACGGCCACGTCAAGGTACGCGACCAGCTGTTGAGCTTCGAAGAGCTGATCCAGCTGGCCTACGTCGGCCAGGTGTCGCTCTCCAGCACCGGTTACTACCGCACGCCGAAGATCCACTACGACCGCGACCAGGCGCGCGGCCGGCCGTTCTACTACTACGCCTTCGGCGCCGCCTGCTCCGAGGTGCTGATCGACACCCTCACCGGCGAATACCGGCTGCTGCGCACCGACATCCTTCACGACGTCGGCGCCTCCCTGAATCCGGCCATCGACATCGGCCAGGTCGAGGGCGGCTTCGTCCAGGGCCTGGGCTGGCTGACCATGGAAGAACTGGTGTGGAACGACGCCGGCAAGCTGCTCACCGCCGGCCCCTCCACCTACAAGATCCCGGCGGTGAGCGACGTGCCACCGGACTTGCGGGTACGGCTGGTGGAGAATCGCAAGAATCCCGAGGCCACGGTGTTCCATTCCAAGGCCGTGGGCGAGCCGCCCTTCATGCTCGGCATCTCGGTGTGGTGCGCCCTGCAGGATGCCGTGGCCAGCGTGGCGGACTATCGCTTCCACCCGGCGCTGGACGCCCCGGCCACCCCCGAGCGGGTGCTCTGGGGCGTGGAGCGGATGCGCCGCCTGGCCGCCGAGGCCCAGGCCCTACCCGTGACCGCCACGGAGGAACCGGCATGA
- the xdhC gene encoding xanthine dehydrogenase accessory protein XdhC: MTPKRGWLALLADFEARGEPCVLVTVANEQGSTPRDAGTKMLVGRTEQHLTIGGGHLEYRAVEIARELLAAGSRQPRLERFSLAASLGQCCGGVTTLLFEPLLAQEIPVVVFGAGHVARALVPLLAGLPCAVRWVDSRPQEFPDPLPAGVERIVTDEPVDEIARMPAGAYYIVMTHNHPLDLELTDAILARGDHGYFGLIGSKTKWAKFRHRLTARGHGAERLASVRCPLGLPEVQGKLPLEIAIAVAGEVIAHYGRQAQQADQPLRLVNAVAPS; this comes from the coding sequence ATGACCCCGAAACGTGGCTGGCTGGCGTTGCTGGCCGACTTCGAGGCGCGTGGCGAACCCTGCGTGCTGGTTACCGTAGCCAATGAACAGGGCTCCACGCCCCGCGACGCCGGCACCAAAATGCTGGTGGGTCGGACCGAACAGCACCTGACCATCGGCGGCGGCCACCTGGAATACCGCGCCGTGGAGATCGCTCGGGAACTGCTCGCGGCCGGCAGCCGCCAGCCGCGCCTGGAGCGCTTTTCCCTGGCGGCTAGCCTCGGCCAGTGCTGCGGCGGCGTCACCACCCTGCTGTTCGAGCCACTGCTGGCCCAGGAGATACCGGTGGTAGTCTTCGGCGCCGGCCATGTCGCCCGCGCCCTGGTCCCCCTATTGGCCGGCCTACCCTGCGCGGTGCGCTGGGTCGACTCGCGGCCCCAGGAGTTTCCCGATCCGCTGCCCGCTGGCGTCGAGAGGATCGTCACCGACGAGCCGGTCGACGAGATCGCCCGGATGCCAGCCGGGGCCTACTACATCGTCATGACCCATAACCACCCCCTGGATCTGGAGCTGACCGATGCCATCCTCGCCCGCGGCGACCATGGCTACTTCGGCCTGATCGGCTCCAAGACCAAGTGGGCCAAATTCCGCCACCGCCTCACGGCCCGTGGCCACGGCGCCGAACGCCTCGCCTCGGTACGCTGCCCGCTGGGCCTGCCCGAGGTGCAGGGCAAGCTGCCGCTGGAAATCGCCATCGCCGTGGCCGGCGAGGTCATCGCCCACTATGGCCGCCAGGCCCAGCAGGCGGACCAGCCGCTGCGCCTGGTCAATGCCGTCGCGCCCAGTTGA
- the guaD gene encoding guanine deaminase gives MTAIAHRAALLHSLADPAEVGLDASYEYHADGLLLVEDGRIQAMGPAADLLPTLPAGTEVIEHRDALITPGFIDTHIHYPQTGMIASYAEQLLDWLDTYTFPTERAFADPAKAAEVAEVFVGELLRNGTTTALVFGSVHPQSVEAFFEVAERLDLRMIAGKVLMDRNAPDYLQDTAESAYADSKALIQRWHGKGRLHYAVTPRFAPTSTPEQLEAAGRLLAEHPDVYLHTHLSENLKEIDWVKALFPERSHYLDVYDHFQLLGPRSVFAHGIHLCDAECQRLHDTGSAVAHCPTSNLFLGSGLFDLQRMEAFKVNVGLGTDVGAGTSFSLLQTLGEAYKVQQLRGNRLHPFKSLYLATLGGARALRLDDRIGSLVPGHDADFVVLDLKATPLLDYRLQQSKSLEETLFVLTTLADDRVVRETHAAGRRVHSRDA, from the coding sequence ATGACCGCCATCGCCCACCGCGCCGCCCTGCTCCACAGCCTCGCCGACCCGGCCGAGGTGGGGCTGGACGCCTCCTACGAATACCACGCCGACGGCCTGCTGCTGGTCGAGGACGGCCGCATCCAGGCCATGGGCCCGGCCGCCGACCTGCTGCCCACCCTGCCCGCCGGCACCGAGGTGATCGAGCATCGCGATGCCCTCATCACCCCCGGCTTCATCGACACCCATATCCACTATCCGCAGACCGGCATGATCGCCAGCTACGCCGAGCAATTGCTGGACTGGCTGGACACCTACACCTTCCCCACCGAGCGCGCCTTCGCCGATCCGGCCAAGGCCGCCGAGGTGGCCGAGGTCTTCGTCGGCGAACTGCTGCGCAACGGCACCACCACCGCCCTGGTGTTCGGCAGCGTCCATCCGCAGTCGGTGGAGGCCTTCTTCGAGGTCGCCGAGCGCCTCGACCTGCGCATGATCGCCGGCAAGGTGCTGATGGACCGCAATGCGCCTGACTATCTGCAGGACACGGCCGAATCCGCCTATGCCGACAGCAAGGCGCTAATCCAGCGCTGGCACGGCAAGGGCCGACTGCACTATGCCGTCACCCCACGCTTCGCACCGACCAGTACCCCCGAACAACTCGAAGCCGCCGGGCGCCTGCTGGCCGAGCACCCCGATGTCTACCTGCACACCCACCTCTCCGAGAACCTCAAGGAGATTGACTGGGTGAAGGCGCTGTTCCCGGAGCGGAGCCACTACCTGGACGTCTACGACCACTTCCAGTTGCTCGGCCCGCGCTCGGTGTTCGCCCACGGCATCCACCTCTGCGACGCCGAATGCCAGCGCCTGCACGACACCGGCTCCGCTGTGGCCCACTGCCCCACGTCCAACCTCTTCCTCGGCAGCGGTCTGTTCGACCTCCAGCGAATGGAAGCTTTCAAGGTCAACGTCGGCCTGGGCACCGATGTCGGCGCCGGCACCAGCTTCTCGCTGCTGCAGACCCTCGGCGAGGCCTACAAGGTGCAGCAGCTGCGCGGCAACCGCCTGCACCCCTTCAAGTCTTTGTACCTCGCCACCCTCGGCGGCGCCCGCGCCCTGCGCCTGGACGACCGCATCGGCAGCCTGGTGCCTGGCCACGATGCCGACTTCGTGGTGCTCGACCTCAAGGCCACCCCGCTGCTGGACTACCGCCTGCAGCAATCCAAGAGCCTGGAGGAAACCCTCTTCGTCCTCACCACCCTGGCCGACGACCGCGTGGTGCGCGAAACCCACGCCGCAGGTCGGCGGGTGCATAGCCGCGACGCCTGA
- a CDS encoding NADH:flavin oxidoreductase/NADH oxidase — MSALFQPFTLKDVTLRNRIAIPPMCQYSAVDGVINDWHQVHYAGLARGGAGVVIVEATAVSPEGRITPGCAGIWSDAHAQAFVPVVQAIKAAGSVPGIQIAHAGRKASANRPWEGDDHIAADDSRGWDTIAPSAVAFGANLPKVPKAMTLEDIARVRQDFVDAAKRAYEAGFEWLELHFAHGYLAQSFFSVHSNQRDDQYGGDLAGRSRFLLETLAEVRKVWPEHLPLTARFGVIEYDGRDEETLAESIELAQGFKREGLDLLSVSIGFSTPTANIPWGSGLLAPITEQVRKATGLKVASAWNIDTPALANQVVADEQLDLVMVGRAHLADPHWPYYAAKALGVDKPSWVLPAPYAHWLERYRSS, encoded by the coding sequence ATGTCCGCATTGTTCCAACCCTTTACCCTCAAGGACGTGACGCTGCGCAACCGCATCGCCATTCCGCCCATGTGCCAATACAGCGCCGTCGACGGCGTGATCAACGACTGGCACCAGGTGCACTACGCGGGTCTGGCGCGTGGCGGTGCCGGTGTGGTCATCGTCGAGGCCACGGCCGTTTCGCCGGAAGGCCGGATCACCCCCGGCTGCGCCGGCATCTGGTCCGATGCCCATGCCCAGGCCTTCGTGCCGGTGGTCCAGGCGATCAAGGCCGCCGGTTCCGTGCCGGGCATCCAGATCGCCCACGCCGGCCGCAAGGCCAGCGCCAATCGTCCCTGGGAAGGTGACGACCATATCGCCGCCGACGATAGCCGCGGTTGGGACACCATCGCCCCGTCCGCCGTGGCCTTTGGCGCCAACCTGCCGAAGGTACCCAAGGCCATGACCCTCGAGGACATCGCCCGGGTCCGCCAGGACTTCGTCGACGCCGCCAAGCGCGCCTACGAGGCCGGCTTCGAGTGGCTGGAGCTGCACTTCGCCCACGGCTACCTGGCGCAGAGCTTCTTCTCGGTGCACTCCAACCAGCGTGACGACCAGTACGGCGGTGATCTGGCCGGCCGCAGCCGCTTCCTGCTGGAGACCCTGGCCGAGGTCCGCAAGGTCTGGCCGGAGCACCTGCCGCTGACCGCCCGTTTCGGCGTGATCGAATACGACGGTCGTGACGAGGAGACCCTGGCCGAATCCATCGAACTCGCCCAGGGCTTCAAGCGTGAAGGCCTCGACCTGCTCAGCGTCAGCATCGGCTTCTCCACCCCGACCGCCAACATCCCCTGGGGCTCGGGCCTGCTGGCGCCCATCACCGAGCAGGTGCGCAAGGCCACCGGCCTGAAGGTCGCCTCGGCCTGGAACATCGACACCCCGGCCCTGGCCAATCAGGTAGTGGCCGACGAGCAGCTGGACCTGGTAATGGTGGGCCGCGCCCACCTGGCCGATCCGCACTGGCCCTACTACGCGGCCAAGGCCCTGGGCGTCGACAAGCCGTCCTGGGTGCTGCCGGCGCCCTATGCCCACTGGTTGGAGCGCTATCGCAGCAGCTGA
- a CDS encoding ArsR/SmtB family transcription factor, which translates to MRPFKHPSPDEFSLERLFHALSDPVRLDIVRYLARVAEATCGELDGGRPKSSMSHHFRVLRDAGLVHTRNAGTTHMNQLRREDLDLRFPGLMAAILAQSPEPFSKAD; encoded by the coding sequence ATGCGCCCTTTCAAACATCCCAGTCCTGACGAATTCTCCCTCGAGCGCCTGTTCCACGCGCTCAGCGATCCGGTGCGCCTGGATATCGTCCGCTACCTGGCGCGGGTCGCCGAGGCCACCTGTGGCGAGCTGGACGGCGGCCGGCCCAAGTCCAGCATGTCGCACCACTTCCGCGTCCTGCGTGACGCCGGCCTGGTGCACACCCGCAATGCCGGCACCACGCACATGAACCAGTTGCGTCGCGAAGACCTGGATCTGCGCTTTCCCGGACTGATGGCGGCCATCCTGGCGCAGTCGCCCGAGCCATTCAGCAAAGCGGATTGA
- a CDS encoding SGNH/GDSL hydrolase family protein, which translates to MSKHWGLATALAGVAALLVLVPSPEPIAESRGIQRVIAFGDSLMDCGTFGHIYATNPGRTYPQEIADAYGIELGPNRQVEGYGHDGSVDPDGLCYAEGGAVTGSFTEPGFDHNEAPLAFSQQIRNFEMQHGRFHQQDLVLVQIGGNDIIGPFYDKKLKAALLADAPLPSDVREQIDARIRHAAMNEVKLLRYLLSLGAQRLVVLNNTDYGKAPYLEPWTPALAERNHELVRLYNDTLQANLPAGDRLLLVDAYRVLEEVYAHYGNYGFTHADGDACLPGREFCEPDSYVEPGADQAYIFGARGHFASRTHSMLAQVVLERIAQTWPGSAPHSKPLLMTARLATEPTYH; encoded by the coding sequence ATGAGCAAGCACTGGGGATTGGCGACCGCACTGGCTGGCGTCGCTGCATTGCTGGTACTGGTCCCCAGCCCGGAGCCCATCGCCGAGTCCAGGGGCATCCAGCGGGTGATCGCCTTCGGTGACAGCCTAATGGACTGCGGCACCTTCGGTCACATCTACGCCACCAACCCCGGCCGCACCTATCCCCAGGAAATCGCCGACGCCTACGGTATCGAACTCGGCCCCAATCGGCAGGTTGAAGGCTATGGCCACGACGGCTCGGTCGATCCCGATGGGCTCTGCTACGCCGAAGGCGGCGCCGTGACCGGCAGCTTCACCGAGCCCGGTTTCGACCACAACGAAGCGCCCCTGGCCTTCTCCCAGCAGATCCGCAACTTCGAGATGCAGCACGGTCGTTTCCACCAGCAGGATCTGGTGCTGGTGCAGATCGGTGGCAACGACATCATCGGCCCCTTCTACGACAAGAAGCTCAAAGCCGCGCTGCTGGCCGATGCCCCGCTCCCTTCGGATGTCCGCGAGCAGATCGATGCGCGGATCCGCCATGCAGCCATGAACGAGGTCAAGCTGCTGCGCTATCTCCTGAGTCTGGGCGCCCAGCGCCTGGTGGTCCTCAACAACACGGACTACGGCAAGGCCCCTTATCTAGAGCCCTGGACACCCGCCCTCGCGGAGCGCAACCACGAGCTGGTACGCCTCTACAACGACACCCTACAGGCCAATCTCCCGGCCGGTGATCGCCTGCTGCTGGTGGATGCCTATCGGGTGCTGGAAGAGGTCTACGCGCACTACGGCAACTATGGCTTCACCCACGCCGATGGCGATGCCTGCCTGCCCGGCCGCGAATTCTGCGAACCGGATAGCTATGTCGAACCCGGGGCCGATCAGGCCTATATCTTCGGCGCTCGTGGACATTTCGCCAGTCGTACCCACAGCATGTTGGCGCAGGTGGTGCTGGAACGTATCGCCCAGACCTGGCCCGGCAGCGCCCCGCACTCCAAGCCCTTGCTGATGACAGCGCGGCTCGCCACCGAGCCAACCTACCACTAG
- the uraH gene encoding hydroxyisourate hydrolase, with product MSASTSAGYLTTHILDTAGGRPGAAIAVRLYRLADGARQSLGEWRTNADGRGDTPLLQGEAFQRGVYELEFEVGDYYRQLGVPLDEPAFLDTVILRFGIADEAAHYHVPLLVSPYGYSTYRGS from the coding sequence ATGTCCGCTTCGACTTCTGCTGGATACCTGACCACCCATATCCTGGACACCGCGGGAGGCCGTCCTGGCGCGGCGATCGCCGTACGCCTGTACCGCCTGGCGGACGGGGCGCGGCAATCTCTCGGTGAGTGGCGGACCAATGCCGATGGCCGGGGCGATACGCCGCTTCTGCAAGGCGAGGCCTTCCAGAGGGGCGTCTATGAACTGGAGTTCGAGGTGGGGGATTACTATCGGCAACTAGGCGTGCCGCTGGACGAACCTGCCTTTCTCGATACGGTGATCCTGCGTTTCGGCATTGCCGATGAGGCTGCGCATTATCACGTCCCCTTGTTGGTATCGCCCTACGGCTACTCGACCTATAGAGGTAGCTAG
- the puuE gene encoding allantoinase PuuE, with the protein MTYPRDLIGYGAQPPHPHWPGDARIALSFVLNYEEGGERNILHGDKESEAFLSEMVAAQPLPGVRNMSMESLYEYGSRAGVWRILELFAKHQVPLTIFAVAMAAERHPEVIRAMVQAGHEICSHGYRWIDYQYMDEAEERAHLRRAIEILTELTGERPLGWYTGRTGPNTRRLVMEEGGFLYDSDTYDDDLPYWEPNTPTGKPHLVIPYTLDTNDMRFTQVQGFHTAEQFFQYLKDAFDTLYEEGATAPKMLSIGLHCRLIGRPGRLVGLKRFLEYAQSHERVWFARRVDIARHWHKEHPPA; encoded by the coding sequence ATGACCTATCCCCGCGATCTTATCGGCTACGGCGCCCAGCCACCCCATCCCCACTGGCCGGGCGATGCCCGTATCGCCCTGTCCTTCGTGCTCAACTACGAAGAAGGCGGCGAGCGCAACATTCTGCACGGCGACAAGGAGTCCGAAGCCTTCCTGTCCGAGATGGTGGCGGCCCAGCCCTTGCCCGGCGTGCGCAACATGTCCATGGAGTCGCTCTACGAATACGGTAGCCGCGCCGGCGTGTGGCGCATCCTCGAGCTGTTCGCCAAGCACCAGGTCCCACTCACCATCTTCGCCGTGGCCATGGCCGCCGAGCGCCATCCCGAAGTCATCCGCGCCATGGTCCAGGCCGGCCACGAGATCTGCAGCCATGGTTATCGCTGGATCGACTACCAGTACATGGACGAAGCCGAGGAGCGCGCCCATCTGCGGCGCGCCATCGAAATCCTCACCGAGCTGACCGGCGAGCGTCCCCTGGGCTGGTACACCGGCCGCACCGGCCCCAACACCCGGCGCCTGGTGATGGAGGAAGGCGGCTTCCTCTACGACAGCGACACCTACGACGACGACCTGCCCTACTGGGAGCCCAACACCCCGACCGGCAAGCCGCACCTGGTGATCCCCTACACCCTGGACACCAACGACATGAGATTCACCCAGGTGCAGGGCTTCCATACCGCCGAGCAATTCTTCCAGTACCTCAAGGACGCCTTCGACACCCTGTATGAAGAAGGCGCCACCGCGCCCAAGATGCTCTCCATCGGCCTGCACTGCCGGCTGATCGGCCGTCCCGGTCGCCTGGTGGGGCTCAAGCGCTTCCTGGAGTACGCCCAGAGCCACGAGCGCGTCTGGTTCGCCCGCCGGGTGGATATCGCCCGCCACTGGCACAAGGAGCATCCGCCGGCATGA
- the uraD gene encoding 2-oxo-4-hydroxy-4-carboxy-5-ureidoimidazoline decarboxylase: MSTFQTVTPSQLDRAAFVAAFGGIYEHSAWVAERAFDQGQPLPDTIEALHQRLSAQVARASQAEQLALIQAHPDLAGRAALAGELTAASTSEQAGAGLDQCTPDELARFTGYNDAYREKFGFPFIMAVKGSNRHLILAAFEERLPNTPEQEFQRALAEIDRIALFRLQPL, translated from the coding sequence ATGAGCACCTTCCAGACCGTCACGCCCAGCCAGCTGGACCGCGCCGCCTTCGTCGCGGCCTTCGGCGGCATCTACGAGCACTCCGCCTGGGTCGCCGAACGCGCCTTCGACCAGGGCCAGCCCTTGCCGGATACCATCGAGGCCCTGCACCAGCGGCTGTCCGCCCAGGTCGCCCGGGCCAGCCAGGCCGAGCAACTGGCGCTGATCCAGGCCCACCCGGATCTCGCCGGCCGCGCCGCCCTGGCTGGCGAGCTGACCGCTGCCAGCACCAGCGAACAGGCCGGCGCCGGCCTGGACCAGTGCACGCCGGACGAACTGGCCCGCTTCACCGGCTACAACGACGCCTACCGCGAAAAATTCGGCTTCCCCTTCATCATGGCGGTGAAGGGCAGCAACCGACACCTGATCCTCGCGGCCTTCGAGGAGCGCCTGCCCAACACCCCGGAGCAGGAATTCCAGCGCGCCCTCGCCGAGATCGACCGTATCGCCCTCTTCCGTCTCCAGCCCCTCTGA